A genome region from Erigeron canadensis isolate Cc75 chromosome 3, C_canadensis_v1, whole genome shotgun sequence includes the following:
- the LOC122594229 gene encoding small ubiquitin-related modifier 2-like produces the protein MSATGGESGLAQEDEKKPMDQHINLKVKGQDGNEVFFRIKRSTQLKKLMNAYCDRQSVELNSIAFLFDGRRLRAEQTPDELEMEEGDEIDAMLHQTGGGI, from the exons atgtcggCGACCGGAGGTGAAAGCGGATTGGCTCAGGAAGATGAGAAAAAGCCCATGGATCAGCATATCAATCTCAAAGTCAAGGGTCAG GACGGGAATGAAGTCTTCTTTAGGATCAAGCGCAGTACCCAGCTAAAGAAGCTGATGAATGCCTATTGTGATAGGCAGTCGGTGGAGTTGAACTCTATTGCTTTTCTGTTTGATGGCCGGCGTCTTCGAGCTGAGCAGACCCCTGATGAG CTTGAGATGGAGGAAGGCGATGAGATTGATGCTATGCTGCACCAAACTGGAGGTGGGATCTAA
- the LOC122590529 gene encoding peamaclein-like — protein sequence MKRFQYHLLLFLVASMAILKFSIAGSEGSVPVEECPAACSVRCSATHHPGNCMDVCIDCCSKCLCVPSGTSGNKDECPCYRDRKTQEGTPKCP from the exons ATGAAAAGATTTCAATATCATCTCCTCCTATTTCTTGTTGCATCAATGGCgatattaaaattttcaatt gCCGGAAGCGAAGGTTCCGTACCAGTTGAAG AATGTCCGGCTGCATGTTCAGTTCGTTGTTCAGCAACACACCATCCAGGAAATTGCATGGACGTGTGCATAGATTGTTGCAGTAAATGTTTATGTGTTCCTTCTGGAACCAGTGGCAACAAAGATGAGTGTCCTTGTTACAGAGATAGGAAAACACAAGAAGGAACACCAAAATGTCCTTAA